A genome region from Thermoanaerobaculia bacterium includes the following:
- a CDS encoding sigma-54 dependent transcriptional regulator, with protein MSGAPAVAIIDDDPGSRRAMAETLQPLGPVVEFDDAARALEHIAEHPEVSVAVCDVVMPGMDGAAFLHEVRRRKLDVAVILVTAYSSIAERVLAESDDYLEKPVDRDRLRKRVAICRERKRLESEVVQLQARLDKKYGFERIIGHSEAMERLFDRMRTVAPTRTTVLIVGESGTGKELVANALHQNSPRRARRFVPINCGAIPRDILESELFGHEKGAFTGALARKIGKVELAQGGTLFLDEISELSAELQVKLLRVLEDHRIMRVGGTELIDVDFRLIAATNRNLEREVQAGRFRSDLYFRLKVVTLEIPALRDRPEDLPLLVRHYLDRFAEEHGRPRRELSLAALKALQQAPWPGNIRELKNVLENLVLFGDSARVELDDLPAEVLRPAASAPPDPDASPVSSVRPMAEIERDAIFAALRQTHGRRGEAARLLDIGLRTLQRKLKEYRAGNGSREFGDDDEKREEA; from the coding sequence GTGAGCGGCGCTCCGGCGGTCGCGATCATCGACGACGACCCGGGATCGCGGCGGGCGATGGCCGAGACGCTGCAGCCGCTCGGCCCGGTCGTCGAGTTCGACGACGCGGCCCGCGCCCTCGAGCACATCGCCGAGCACCCCGAGGTCTCGGTCGCGGTGTGCGACGTCGTCATGCCGGGGATGGACGGCGCGGCCTTCCTGCACGAGGTGCGCCGCCGGAAGCTCGACGTCGCCGTGATCCTCGTGACGGCGTACTCCTCGATCGCCGAGCGGGTGCTCGCCGAGTCGGACGACTACCTGGAGAAGCCGGTCGACCGCGACCGGCTGAGGAAGCGCGTCGCGATCTGCCGCGAGCGCAAGCGGCTCGAGAGCGAGGTCGTGCAGCTCCAGGCCCGGCTCGACAAGAAGTACGGCTTCGAACGAATCATCGGCCATTCCGAGGCGATGGAGCGGCTCTTCGACCGGATGCGCACGGTCGCGCCGACCCGGACGACCGTTCTGATCGTCGGTGAATCCGGCACGGGCAAGGAGCTCGTCGCCAACGCGCTCCACCAGAACTCCCCCCGCCGCGCCCGGCGGTTCGTGCCGATCAACTGCGGCGCGATTCCGCGCGACATCCTCGAGTCGGAGCTCTTCGGCCACGAGAAGGGCGCGTTCACGGGCGCGCTCGCGCGCAAGATCGGGAAGGTCGAGCTCGCCCAGGGAGGAACCCTCTTCCTCGACGAGATCTCGGAGCTCTCGGCCGAGCTGCAGGTCAAGCTCCTGCGCGTGCTCGAGGACCACCGCATCATGAGGGTCGGAGGAACCGAGCTGATCGACGTCGACTTCCGCCTGATCGCGGCCACGAACCGCAACCTCGAGCGCGAGGTGCAGGCGGGGCGGTTCCGGAGCGACCTCTACTTCCGGCTCAAGGTCGTCACCCTCGAGATCCCGGCGCTCCGCGACCGGCCGGAGGACCTGCCGCTCCTCGTGCGGCACTACCTCGACCGGTTCGCCGAGGAGCACGGCCGGCCCCGGCGCGAGCTCTCGCTCGCGGCGCTGAAGGCGCTGCAGCAGGCGCCGTGGCCCGGCAACATCCGGGAGCTGAAGAACGTCCTCGAGAACCTCGTCCTCTTCGGGGACTCGGCGCGGGTCGAGCTCGACGACCTCCCCGCCGAGGTGCTGCGGCCGGCCGCGTCGGCGCCCCCGGATCCGGACGCCTCGCCGGTCTCGTCCGTCCGTCCGATGGCGGAGATCGAGCGCGACGCGATCTTCGCGGCGCTCCGGCAGACGCACGGCCGGAGGGGAGAGGCGGCGCGCCTGCTCGACATCGGGCTGCGGACGCTGCAGCGAAAGCTCAAGGAATACCGCGCGGGGAACGGTTCGCGCGAGTTCGGCGACGACGACGAGAAACGTGAGGAGGCTTAG